The region GCGGACCAGCGCGATGCTCAGCGCGGCCAGGACGCCCTCCACCGACAGCCCGACGAGCCCGCCGCGGGTCGAGCCGGTGGCGTCCTGGAGGATGCCGAAGGCGGTCGGCGAGACGAAACCGCCGAGGTTGCCCAGGGAGTTGACCAGCGCGATGGCGGGCGCCGCGATCCGCGCGTCCAGGTAGCTCTGCGGAATCGTCCAGAAGACCGGGGAGGACGTCTTGAAGCCCATCGCCGCGAGGCACAGGGCGGCCAGGGCGAACCAGGGGGAGACCAGGGTGGCCAGCAGGGTGCCGGCGGCCCCGGCCAGCAGCGCGCCGGCCAGGAACGGCCGCCGCCGGCCCGTGCGGTCCGAGGCCCGCCCGGTGACGTACACCGCGCCGAGGGCGCACAGCCAGGGCACCGCGACCAGCAGCCCCACCTGGAACCCGGAGCGTACGCGAGGAAGAACAGGCCGGTGCCGAAGCCGAAGGCGGCCGCGGAGATGCCGACGTCGGCGCGCAACTGGTTTTGGGCGAAGCCGATGTTGACGCGGTCGACGTAGTTGGCGACGAACATCACGAAGAACAGCGGGACGACCCGCTTGAAGATCTTCCGCACGGCGCTGTGCAGGTGCGGGTCGCCGGATGCGCCGGGGGCGGGGTGGTCGGGGGCGGTGCTCACATGCGACTCCGTTGTCGTCGGGCCGCCCGGGGGCGGCCGGGGAGCAGGGGCGTGGCCCCCGGCGGTCACCAGCGGGGAAGCGCGGGGGTCACCCAGGCCGGATCGGCGTGCCGCATCGCCGCGGCGTCGTCGCGGTCGCGCAGGCCGCCGTCGTCGGCCAGCCAGCGGCGGTGCAGTACGGCGAGCCGGTCGCGGTCGAGGGTGACGCCGAGGCCGGGGGCGTCGCCGACGTCCGGCCGGCCGTCGCGGAAGGTGAGCCGCTCGGTGAGGACGTCCTCGGTCTGCCAGGGGTAGTGGCTGTCGCAGGCGTGGTCGAGGTGCGGCACCGTCGCCGCGACCTGCGCCATCGCGGCGAGGCTGATGCCCAGGTGGGTGTTGGAGTGCATGGACAGGCCGACGCCGAAGGCCCGGCAGACGGCGGCGAGTTCGCGGGTGGCGCGCAGCCCGCCCCAGTAGTGGTGGTCGCTGAGCACGATCCGGACGGCGCCGCGGGTGAACGCCCCGCGATCTCCTCGACGGTCGTCACGCACATGTTCGTGGCGAGCGGGAGGGGCGTGCCGGCCGCGACCTCCGCCATCCGGGCGGTGCCGCTCGTCGGGTCCTCCAGGTACTCCAGGACGTCCCGCAGCTCGTCCGCGACCTCCAGCGAGGTGCGCACGCTCCAGGCGCCGTTGGGGTCGATGCGCAGCGGCTGCCCGGGGAACTCGGCGGCCAGCGCCCGGACGGCGGCGATCTCCTGCGCGGGGGCGAAGACGCCGCCCTTGAGCTTGAAGGAGGTGAAGCCGTAGGTGTCGGCGCAGCGGCGGGCCTGGGCGACGACGCCGGCGGGGTCGAGCGCCGCGCCCCAGTCGTCGCGCTCCCCGCGGCGGCCGGGGTGCTCGGCCCAGCGGTAGAAGAGGTAGGCGCTGAACTCCACCCGGTCGCGGCCGGGGAATCACCGCACACCTCGGCGGCGAGCGCGGGCAGGGTGTTCAGGTCCGTGACCGAACGGCCGATCAGCGCACCGGCCAACGGCCGGGCCAGCTCCAGGTACTCGGTGTCCCCGTAGGTCTCGCCGAGCCCGGTGGCACCGCCCTCGGTGGTCAGCTCGATGATCAGCCGGGGCGTGTAGGGCTGGATGTAGATGGCGTCTACAGATGGAGTTGGAGGTTAGGGATCTCGCCTCGCGACCGTCAAGAGCCCGCGCGACGCGAGCCTTTACCAAGGGTTGAATCTTCGCGCGTAGATACCGAATTGAGGCTCTGTTAGACCTACGGGGTCCCTTCACATCTCCCAAGGAGCCGCGCATGCCCCGCCCCACCCGTTTCCGCCCCGCCCTCTCCCGCAGGGCCCGCCTCGGCGCGGCGACGGTCACCGCCCTCGTCGCCGGCACCGCGGCCTTCGGCGTCGGCCAGGCCACCGCCGAACACTCCGTGCCGCGCACCGACAAGGAGATCCCCAACCTCACGCAGGTACAGGACAAGATCAAGGCGTACTACGGCGACACGGTGACGGCGGACGGCGAGCACTACGCCTCCCCGCACAGCAACTACGCACGGCAGGTCCGCGGCATCGAGGCCAAGGCCCGCACCTACCTGTCCAAGGCCCTCGCCCGGCACGACCGGACGGGCAAGAAGGCCAAGCCGGCCATCGTCCTCGACATCGACGACACCACCCTGCTCACCTACAACTACGAGCTCCAGGTGGGCTTCCACTTCACCGAGGAGAGCCAGGACAAGTACCTGGCCCACACCGACATGGACCCGGTCTTCGGCATGAACCGGCTCGTCAACTGGGCGCACGACAAGGGCGCCGAGGTCTTCTTCCTGACCGGCCGCAAGGAGGCGCAGCGCGCCTGGAGCGTCCGCAACCTCGAAAACGTCGGCTACGACGTGGCGCTGGACCGCCGGCACGTCTTCCTGAAGGACAAGGAGCACCCGCCGGCCTACCTGCCCTGCGGTGCCACCTGCACGACCGTCGAGTACAAGTCGGGCACCCGCAAGCACATCGAGTCCCTCGGCTACGACGTCGTCGCCAACTTCGGGGACCAGTACAGCGATCTGAACGGCGGCGCCGGCGACCGGACGTTCAAGATGCCGAACCCGATGTACTTCCTGCCGTAGCGGCACGGCGCCCGCCCGGCGGACCGTCCTCCGCCGGGCGTTCAGCGCCGCTTGGGCACCGGCACCCGCATCAGGTCCCTGGCGATGGTCAGCTCGCCCGTGAAGCCCGCCGCGCGGGCCTGCCGCTCGAACTGGGCGGGGTCGTCGTAGCGCTGCGAGAAATGCGTCAGCACGAGGTGCCGCACGCCCGCCGACGCCGCCACCCCTGCCGCCTGCCCGGCGGTCAGATGCCCGTGGTCGGTGGCCAGTTGGACGTCCTCGTCCAGGAACGTCGACTCGATCACCAACATGTCCGCCCCCTCCGCGAGCGCATGGACGCCCTCGCACAGCCGGGTGTCCATGACGAACGCGAACCGCTGGCCGGGGCGCAGCTCGCTCACCTCGTCGAGGGTGACGCCGTTCAGCTCGCCGAGCCGCCGCAGGCGCCCGACGTCCGGTCCGGCGATGCCGTGCGCCGCCAGCTTCTCCGGCAGCATCCGGCGCGCGTCCGGTTCGACGAGGCGGTAGCCGTACGACTCGACCGGGTGCGAGAGCTTGCGCGCCTCCAGGACGTACGACTCCGAGCGCTCCAGCTCCCCGTCGACGGCCACCGGCCGCTGGACCAGGCGCACCGTCTCCCGGTACGCGGTGGCATAGCGCAGCCGGTCGAAGAAGTGCTCGCCGCTGGCCGGGTAGTGGGCGGTGACCGGGTGCGGCACCCGGTCGAGGTTGATCCGCTGGATCACCCCGGCCAGGCCGAGCGAGTGGTCGCCGTGGAAGTGCGTGACGCAGATCCGGTGGAGGTCGTGAGCGGCGACCCCGGCCCGCAGCATCTGGCGCTGGGTCCCCTCGCCGGGGTCGAAGAGCAGCCCCTGGCCGTCCCAGCGCAGCACATAGCCGTTGTGGTTGCGGTGTCGCGTGGGGACCTGGCTCGCGGTGCCGAGGACCACCAGTTCACGTACGGACACGGTCACTCATCCAGGGGGCCACTGGAGGCCGCGGCCGCCGAGCACGTGCAGATGGGCGTGGAAGACGGTCTGGCCCGCGCCGGCGCCGGTGTTGAAGACGACCCGGTAGCCCCGGTCCTCGACCTTGTCCTCGGCGGCGACCTCGCGGGACTCGCGCAGTATGTCGGCGATGATCTGCGGTTCGGCGGCGGCCAGGCTCGCGGCGTCCGGGTAGTGCACCTTGGGGATCACCAGGACGTGCGTGGGCGCCTGGGGGTTGATGTCGCGGAACGCGACGGTGGTGTCGGTCTCCCGGACGATGGTCGCCGGAACCTCCCCCGCCACGATCTTGCAGAACAGGCAGTCGGCCTGCGGTTCTCCCGCCACCGGCGGCACCTCCCGGGTCGTGTGCCGTACGCACGGTGCGCACGGCCTCGGATGCTACCGGGCGGGCCGTGGCCCAGGGCCCACCCCACCCCCATGCCGCGCGGCCGCCCCGCCCGCGCGCACGCACGGAAGCGCCCGTGGCCGGCGCCGCCACGGCCCGCCGTCGCCGCATCGGCACGCCGCGCCCCCTAAGCTGGCCGGTGATCGCTTACGCCCACGACCGGGAGTTGTGCACCATGGCCACCACGCGCACCGCCAAGACCCACTGGGAAGGCAACCTCATGGAGGGCAAGGGCACCGTCGCCCTGGAGTCCTCCAAGGTCGGTACGTACGACGTGAACTGGCCCGCCCGCGCGGAACAGCCCAACGGGGTCACCAGCCCCGAGGAGCTCATCGCGGCGGCCCACTCCTCCTGCTACTCCATGGCCTTCTCGCACGGCCTGGCGGGCAAGGGGTACACCGTCGAGTCCCTGGACACCCAGGCCGACGTCACCTTCCAGCCCGGTGAGGGCATCACCGGCATCGCGCTGACCGTCAAGGCCCGCGTCCCCGGCCTGTCCGAGGAGGACTTCCAGGCGGCGGCCCAGGACGCCAAGGCCAACTGCCCGGTCAGTCAGGCGCTCGCGGGCGTCAAGAACATCACGCTGGCGGCGGAGCTGGTCTGACCGGCGCACCGGGACCCAGCTCCTGCGTCACCCTCCCGCCGTCCGCCCGGGGCGGGCGGCGGGGGTGACGGCAGGGGTCAGCTCCAGCGCCCCGTACGCCCCAGCAGCAGCGCCGTGGCCGCGGTGCCCGCCGTGGAGGTGCGCAGCACGGTCGTCCCCAGACGGTAGGGCTCGGCTCCCGCCTCGGCGAAGAGGGTGAGCTCCTCCGGGGAGACACCACCCTCCGGACCGACGACGAGCACGATCCGGCCTTCGGCGGGGAGCGCGGCCGTGGCGAGCGGGGAGCTGCCCTCCTCGTGGAGGACGGCCGCGAAGTCGGCGTCGGCGAGCAGGCCGGCGACCTGCTTGGTCGTCAGCGGATCGGCGACCTCGGGGAAGGTCAGCCGGCGCGACTGCTTGCCCGCCTCACGGGCCGTGGCGCGCCATTTGCCCAGCGACTTGGCCGCCCGCTCACCCTTCCACTGGGTCACGCAACGCGCCGCCGCCCAGGGGACGATGGCGTCCACGCCGGTCTCGGTCATCGTCTCGACGGCGAGTTCGCCGCGATCGCCCTTGGGGAGCGCCTGGACGACGGTGATCGTGGGGTTCGGCGACGCCTCGCTGCGCAGTGCGGTGACCGCGACGGTGAGCCGGTCCTTGCCCTCGACGGCGGCGACCGTGCCGTGCGCGCCCGTGCCGTGACCGTCCGTCAGGACGACCTCCTCACCGGCCCGCAGCCGGCGCACCGACACCGCGTGCCGGCCCTCGGGACCGTCCAGGGTCAGGGTGCCGCCGGCCCGTACGTCCGCGAGCGAATCGACGAGGAAGACCGGCGCGGTCATGCGGCGCCACCGGCGCCCGGGAGACTCAACGCGGCGCGCGCCGCGTCCAGTTCGACCGCGAGTACTTCCACGAGCCGCCCGGCGGGCAGCTCCCGCGCCAGCCGGTGCCCCTGCCCCGCCCACAGGTTCATGCCCTGCGCGTCGCCCGCTTTGGCGGCGGCCTTGCGCACGGTGGAGGTGAGGTAGTGGACGGCGGGGTAGGCGGCCGGGGCGTACGGGCCGTGCTCGCGCATGAAGCGGTTCACCAGTCCGCGGGCCGGCCGGCCGGAGAACGCCCGGGTCAACTCCGTATGCGTGAACAGCGGGTTGGTCAGTGCCTGCTTGTGCAGCGGGTTCGCACCCGATTCGGGGGTGGCGAGGAAGGCGGTGCCCAGCTGCGCCATGCTCGCCCCGGCAGCCAGCACGGAGGCGATCTGCGCCCCGCGCATCAGCCCGCCCGCGGCGATCACCGGGATCTGCACGGCCTCGCGGACCTGGCCGAGCAGCGCCAGCAGGCCCAGCCCGGAGCCGGTCCCGTCCGCATGCGGATCGTCCCGGTGGGTGCCCTGGTGACCGCCGGCCTCCACGCCCTGCACACACACCGCATCGGCGCCCGACCACTGCGCGGCCTGCGCCTCGGCGGCCGTGGTGACCGTGACGACGGTGTACGTACCGACCTTGGCGAAGGCGTCGAGGACGGCGCGCGAGGGGCAGCCGAAGGTGAAGGACACCACCGGCACCGGGTCGTCCCGCAGGATCGCGAGCTTGGCCTCGTAGCCGTCGTCGATGGGCCCGTCGGTGTCACCGAGCTCGGTCTCGTACCAGGTGGCCTCGCCCGCGAGCTGCTCGCGGTAGACCTCGACGACGGAGCCGTCGGCCAGCGACGGCTGCGGCATGAAGAGGTTGACGCCGAAGGGCCGGTCGGTCAGCGACCGCAGCTGTTTGATCTCCTGGTACATGCCGTCGGCGGTTTTGTAGCCGGCGGCGAGGAAGCCGAGACCGCCGGCGCCGCAGACAGCGGCGGCCAGCTCGGGTCCTGAGCCGCCTCCCGCCATCGGGGCCTGCACGATCGGGTAGCGGCAGAGATCGGTCAGCGCGGTGGGCATGAGCACATCGTGTCACGCCCACCGCCCCGTTCCGAACCGGGGCCGCGGGCGCCGCAGCGGCCCGGAGAACGGCAGCGCCCCCGGGCCCACCTGGGGCTATCGCCCGTTGAACGCATCCTTCAGACGCGAGAACAAGCCCTGCTGCCCCGGCTGGAACTGCCCCGTGGGCCGCTCCTCGCCGCGGAGCTTGGCCAGCCGCCGCAGCAGCTCTTCCTGGTCGGGGTCGAGCTTGGACGGCGTCATCACCTCGACGTGGACGATCAGATCGCCCCGGCCGCCGCCGCGCAGATGGGTCACCCCGCGCTGGTGCAGCGGGATCGACTGGCCGGACTGGGTGCCGGGCCGGACATCGATCTCCTCCACCCCGTCCAGCGTCTCCAGCGGGCACTTGGTGCCCAGCGCCGCCGCCGTCATCGGGATGGTGACCGTGCAGTGCAGATCGTCGCCGCGCCGCTGGAAGACCTGGTGCGCGACCTCGTGGATCTCCACATAGAGATCACCGGCCGGGCCGCCGCCGGGGCCGACCTCGCCCTCGCCCGCGAGCTGGATGCGGGTGCCGTTGTCGACACCGGCCGGGATCTTGACGGTCAGCGTGCGGCGGGAGCGGATCCGGCCGTCGCCGGCGCACTCGGGGCACGGGGTCGGCACGACCGTGCCGAAGCCCTGGCACTGCGGGCACGGCCTGGACGTCATGACCTGGCCCAGGAAGGACCGGGTGACCTGCGAGACCTCACCGCGGCCGCGGCACATGTCACAGGTCTGCGCCGAGGTGCCGGGCGCCGCGCCCTCGCCCGTGCAGGTCGTACAGACGACGGCGGTGTCGACCTGGATGTCCTTGGTCGTGCCGAAGGCCGCTTCGTTCAGCTCGATGTCGAGCCGGATCATGGCGTCCTGCCCGCGGCGGGTGCGCGAGCGCGGCCCGCGCTGCGACGCGGTGCCGAAGAAGGCGTCCATGATGTCGGAGAAGTTGCCGAAGCCCGCGCCGAAGCCCGCGCCCTGGCCGCCGTTGGCCTGCGAGAGCGGGTCGCCGCCGAGGTCGTAGACCTGCTTCTTCTGCGGGTCCGACAGCACCTCGTAAGCGGCGTTGATCTCCTTGAACCGCTCCTGGGTCTTCGGATCCGGGTTCACATCCGGGTGCAGCTCGCGCGCCAGGCGACGGAAGGCTTTCTTGATCTGGTCCTGCGAGGCGTCGCGGCCGACGCCGAGGACCGAGTAGTAGTCCGTGGCCACTTACGACTCCGCGAGGATTTGTCCGACGTAACGTGCCACTGCGCGTACCGCTCCCATCGTTCCGGGGTAGTCCATGCGGGTCGGTCCGACCACGCCGAGTTTGGCGACTGCCTCGTCGCCCGAACCGTAGCCGACCGTGACGACCGATGTGGACGCCAGGCCTTCATGGGCATTCTCATGCCCGATGCGTACGGTCATGCCCGAGTCCTTGGCCTCGCCGAGCAGCTTGAGCATCACCACATGCTCCTCGAGGGCCTCCAGCACCGGCCGGATGGTCAGGGGGAAATCGTGCCCGAAGCGGGTGAGATTGGCGGTGCCGCCGATCATCAGCCGTTCCTCGGTCTCTTCCACCAGAGTTTCCAGCAACACCGACAGCACTGTCGAGACCGTGCCGCGGTCGTCCTGCTCGAAGGACTCCGGGAGATCCTGCACCAACTGCGGCACATCCGCGAACCGGCGGCCGACGACCCTGCTGTTGAGCCGCGCCCGCAGATCCGCCAGGGACGTCTCGCCGAACGGCGCCTGGCAGTCGATGAGCCGCTGTTCGACCCGGCCGGTGTCCGTGATCAGGACGAGCATCAGCCGGGCCGGGGCCAGGGCCAGCAGCTCGACGTGCCGGACCGTGGACCGGGTCAGCGACGGATACTGCACGACGGCGACCTGCCGGGTCAGCTGCGCCAGCAGCCGGACCGTGCGGCCCACCACGTCGTCGAGGTCGACGGCGCCGTCCAGGAAATTCTGGATCGCCCGCCGTTCCGGGCTGGAGAGCGGCTTGACGCCGGCCAGCTTGTCGACGAACAGGCGGTAGCCCTTGTCGGTCGGGA is a window of Streptomyces caniferus DNA encoding:
- a CDS encoding HAD family acid phosphatase, yielding MPRPTRFRPALSRRARLGAATVTALVAGTAAFGVGQATAEHSVPRTDKEIPNLTQVQDKIKAYYGDTVTADGEHYASPHSNYARQVRGIEAKARTYLSKALARHDRTGKKAKPAIVLDIDDTTLLTYNYELQVGFHFTEESQDKYLAHTDMDPVFGMNRLVNWAHDKGAEVFFLTGRKEAQRAWSVRNLENVGYDVALDRRHVFLKDKEHPPAYLPCGATCTTVEYKSGTRKHIESLGYDVVANFGDQYSDLNGGAGDRTFKMPNPMYFLP
- a CDS encoding MFS transporter, whose amino-acid sequence is MGLLVAVPWLCALGAVYVTGRASDRTGRRRPFLAGALLAGAAGTLLATLVSPWFALAALCLAAMGFKTSSPVFWTIPQSYLDARIAAPAIALVNSLGNLGGFVSPTAFGILQDATGSTRGGLVGLSVEGVLAALSIALVRGGGHHERARGRRPRAGDHGPGRGPVRGGPARVR
- the dnaJ gene encoding molecular chaperone DnaJ, giving the protein MATDYYSVLGVGRDASQDQIKKAFRRLARELHPDVNPDPKTQERFKEINAAYEVLSDPQKKQVYDLGGDPLSQANGGQGAGFGAGFGNFSDIMDAFFGTASQRGPRSRTRRGQDAMIRLDIELNEAAFGTTKDIQVDTAVVCTTCTGEGAAPGTSAQTCDMCRGRGEVSQVTRSFLGQVMTSRPCPQCQGFGTVVPTPCPECAGDGRIRSRRTLTVKIPAGVDNGTRIQLAGEGEVGPGGGPAGDLYVEIHEVAHQVFQRRGDDLHCTVTIPMTAAALGTKCPLETLDGVEEIDVRPGTQSGQSIPLHQRGVTHLRGGGRGDLIVHVEVMTPSKLDPDQEELLRRLAKLRGEERPTGQFQPGQQGLFSRLKDAFNGR
- a CDS encoding nitronate monooxygenase, with protein sequence MPTALTDLCRYPIVQAPMAGGGSGPELAAAVCGAGGLGFLAAGYKTADGMYQEIKQLRSLTDRPFGVNLFMPQPSLADGSVVEVYREQLAGEATWYETELGDTDGPIDDGYEAKLAILRDDPVPVVSFTFGCPSRAVLDAFAKVGTYTVVTVTTAAEAQAAQWSGADAVCVQGVEAGGHQGTHRDDPHADGTGSGLGLLALLGQVREAVQIPVIAAGGLMRGAQIASVLAAGASMAQLGTAFLATPESGANPLHKQALTNPLFTHTELTRAFSGRPARGLVNRFMREHGPYAPAAYPAVHYLTSTVRKAAAKAGDAQGMNLWAGQGHRLARELPAGRLVEVLAVELDAARAALSLPGAGGAA
- a CDS encoding ribonuclease Z; protein product: MSVRELVVLGTASQVPTRHRNHNGYVLRWDGQGLLFDPGEGTQRQMLRAGVAAHDLHRICVTHFHGDHSLGLAGVIQRINLDRVPHPVTAHYPASGEHFFDRLRYATAYRETVRLVQRPVAVDGELERSESYVLEARKLSHPVESYGYRLVEPDARRMLPEKLAAHGIAGPDVGRLRRLGELNGVTLDEVSELRPGQRFAFVMDTRLCEGVHALAEGADMLVIESTFLDEDVQLATDHGHLTAGQAAGVAASAGVRHLVLTHFSQRYDDPAQFERQARAAGFTGELTIARDLMRVPVPKRR
- a CDS encoding histidine triad nucleotide-binding protein; its protein translation is MAGEPQADCLFCKIVAGEVPATIVRETDTTVAFRDINPQAPTHVLVIPKVHYPDAASLAAAEPQIIADILRESREVAAEDKVEDRGYRVVFNTGAGAGQTVFHAHLHVLGGRGLQWPPG
- a CDS encoding OsmC family protein, with product MATTRTAKTHWEGNLMEGKGTVALESSKVGTYDVNWPARAEQPNGVTSPEELIAAAHSSCYSMAFSHGLAGKGYTVESLDTQADVTFQPGEGITGIALTVKARVPGLSEEDFQAAAQDAKANCPVSQALAGVKNITLAAELV
- a CDS encoding 16S rRNA (uracil(1498)-N(3))-methyltransferase, producing MTAPVFLVDSLADVRAGGTLTLDGPEGRHAVSVRRLRAGEEVVLTDGHGTGAHGTVAAVEGKDRLTVAVTALRSEASPNPTITVVQALPKGDRGELAVETMTETGVDAIVPWAAARCVTQWKGERAAKSLGKWRATAREAGKQSRRLTFPEVADPLTTKQVAGLLADADFAAVLHEEGSSPLATAALPAEGRIVLVVGPEGGVSPEELTLFAEAGAEPYRLGTTVLRTSTAGTAATALLLGRTGRWS
- the hrcA gene encoding heat-inducible transcriptional repressor HrcA, whose translation is MLSERRLEVLRAIVQDYVGTEEPVGSKALTERHRLGVSPATVRNDMAALEDEGFIAQPHTSAGRIPTDKGYRLFVDKLAGVKPLSSPERRAIQNFLDGAVDLDDVVGRTVRLLAQLTRQVAVVQYPSLTRSTVRHVELLALAPARLMLVLITDTGRVEQRLIDCQAPFGETSLADLRARLNSRVVGRRFADVPQLVQDLPESFEQDDRGTVSTVLSVLLETLVEETEERLMIGGTANLTRFGHDFPLTIRPVLEALEEHVVMLKLLGEAKDSGMTVRIGHENAHEGLASTSVVTVGYGSGDEAVAKLGVVGPTRMDYPGTMGAVRAVARYVGQILAES